From Triticum aestivum cultivar Chinese Spring chromosome 4A, IWGSC CS RefSeq v2.1, whole genome shotgun sequence, a single genomic window includes:
- the LOC123082101 gene encoding uncharacterized protein isoform X2 produces the protein MESSTTNTTTPPAAAASKRRRNAALPLGDLTNLLPSTPVPRNPSAKRPLRPPRSDASACISSASATPVSKASSAAAVEEPGLVKSPISTIYTSRGTRGRRNPTSVKAPFPTGAAASCPPLGKATRAGSHSTKKAPAAQDPCPISSSAPCHQAKKKRQLGVENSSSGRPKLPDDFVEKQRAYFQEIDAFELPEEEASETD, from the exons ATGGAATCCTCTACCACCAACACGACCACGCCACCGGCGGCAGCCGCCAGCAAGCGGAGGCGGAACGCGGCGCTGCCCCTAGGGGATCTGACCAACCTCCTCCCGAGCACCCCCGTCCCGAGAAACCCTAGCGCCAAGCGGCCCCTCCGGCCGCCGCGCTCCGACGCCTCCGCGTGCATCTCCTCCGCGTCGGCCACGCCCGTCTCCAAGGCCTCTTCCGCCGCCG CTGTTGAGGAGCCGGGTTTGGTGAAATCGCCCATCTCGACGATTTACACGAGTCGAGGGACCCGGGGGAGGAGAAATCCCACCAGTGTCAAGGCGCCTTTTCCTACTGGAGCAGCAGCAAGTTGCCCCCCTCTTGGGAAAGCTACAAGGGCCGGCAG TCACTCAACTAAGAAAGCCCCAGCAGCTCAGGATCCTTGTCCTATTTCATCCTCAGCTCCTTGTCATCAAGCTAAAAAG AAGAGGCAGTTGGGGGTGGAGAACTCATCTTCTGGCAGACCCAAGTTACCAGATGATTTCGTCGAGAAGCAGAGAGCATACTTCCAGGAGATCGACGCCTTTGAACTGCCGGAGGAAGAGGCCTCAGAAACTGACTGA
- the LOC123082101 gene encoding mediator of DNA damage checkpoint protein 1 isoform X1 — MESSTTNTTTPPAAAASKRRRNAALPLGDLTNLLPSTPVPRNPSAKRPLRPPRSDASACISSASATPVSKASSAAAVEEPGLVKSPISTIYTSRGTRGRRNPTSVKAPFPTGAAASCPPLGKATRAGSHSTKKAPAAQDPCPISSSAPCHQAKKKKRQLGVENSSSGRPKLPDDFVEKQRAYFQEIDAFELPEEEASETD; from the exons ATGGAATCCTCTACCACCAACACGACCACGCCACCGGCGGCAGCCGCCAGCAAGCGGAGGCGGAACGCGGCGCTGCCCCTAGGGGATCTGACCAACCTCCTCCCGAGCACCCCCGTCCCGAGAAACCCTAGCGCCAAGCGGCCCCTCCGGCCGCCGCGCTCCGACGCCTCCGCGTGCATCTCCTCCGCGTCGGCCACGCCCGTCTCCAAGGCCTCTTCCGCCGCCG CTGTTGAGGAGCCGGGTTTGGTGAAATCGCCCATCTCGACGATTTACACGAGTCGAGGGACCCGGGGGAGGAGAAATCCCACCAGTGTCAAGGCGCCTTTTCCTACTGGAGCAGCAGCAAGTTGCCCCCCTCTTGGGAAAGCTACAAGGGCCGGCAG TCACTCAACTAAGAAAGCCCCAGCAGCTCAGGATCCTTGTCCTATTTCATCCTCAGCTCCTTGTCATCAAGCTAAAAAG AAGAAGAGGCAGTTGGGGGTGGAGAACTCATCTTCTGGCAGACCCAAGTTACCAGATGATTTCGTCGAGAAGCAGAGAGCATACTTCCAGGAGATCGACGCCTTTGAACTGCCGGAGGAAGAGGCCTCAGAAACTGACTGA